In Paralichthys olivaceus isolate ysfri-2021 chromosome 12, ASM2471397v2, whole genome shotgun sequence, the genomic window cacacacacacacacacacacacacacacacacacacacacacacacacacacacacacacacacacacacacacacacacacacacacacacacacacacacacacacacacacacacaggggcttTCACTGGAAGAGAACAAACCACTGAACTCCCAAACACCCCGAGAGCCGACAGCCAAGTgggctcgctcgctcgctcaaaaaaaaaaggtcctgTACTTTTTTTACTGGTGAATAATGTCAGCGAGGAATGTTGAACAAACAGCTGTGAGGACGAGTTAGACCGAGTGAGAAATGttgtgactgaaaataaaaaagcctgCAGGGACTCAGAAATGTTTGAAACGCTAGAGAATGTGCGAGGAATGGAGCGTCTCGGCAAAATGGCGGCTACAATCTGATAAATTCTGCACGAGAGTGACAGCAACAGAGCTGGAGCTCTTTGCCAGCTGCTGAGTGAAGGGACGGAATGTGCACGCTCTTCAGAAatgcactcctcctcctcctcctcttcatcatcatcataatcatcatttCTGCCCTTTTCTCTAGAAAAACGGCAGCTCGCCATACTCACTGAACGCACGACAGGAATTTCACTGCATACAGTCGAGAGTCGTCGTGATgttaaagccgttttcagacacgaaGTCATTTCCCTGAGTTTGCAATTCAAATATGAAAAACGCAGCAGgagtcagacacgttcacaacgaCAGGAtcatgtccagaacattcaggcgtCTGAGTGGCAGGACATGACGCGTAAACTCAGCAgctgaaatcacatgtttttatttacagaacaCTGACGTCGGCcgttatcaccaaaagctctcgaatctcgttGTTGACGTCTTTTACGTGTATGGTTTCTCTTTGTCATCCTGAGATAGTTTTTTTGCGTCCAtcgtgtgttagaaacgtcatcaacacacccactcacattGGCTGTGAATATTCTAGATATTTTCCTGTCGTATTCTCACATTCGCTCATTCTGTAATTTCACCAGTGGGGCTGGAAGGAACAGTTCTGGAAAAAATCGTCTGGAGCAACTTACTCGGACATTAGGGTTGGTTCAGTTCAGTAGATCAAGTCATTGATTACAACACATGaattataaacaaacaaaaaaattgaCAGCAAAATCCTGCAATCAAATTATTCTTAATATGAAATACTCATCTCAAATGTTAGGATCTGGAACAAGACTGTTAGTGCAGTACTTACTCATATTCTTAAATCGATAATTAGCCTGTTATAAATAGCCATttacatatataaacataaatggaAAGCAGACTCATATTTCCTGTAATACCCTTACAAATGTTTACCAAAGGAAGAATCAGCAGATTGTTGGTAGATGACTCCTCCTCTGCTTACAACTCATTAGTCTTACGTTAGCAATGTAACTATGAAGGGAACAGCTTCTGCAGACGCTGATGATTCATAGAAATGAGCAGGTTCAGGCTGAGACGTTGAACTGGAGGCGGTTTACAAATTACTAGTTTGCCAGCAGAAAGATTCAGCAAACAGCGAGGTGAAAAATGCAGAGCCCCTAATGCTTGTTTAGCTTCACTCCAAACAAGGCCGCATATGTGACAGGCAGAGTCAGACGTAAAATTAAACCATATACGTGTTGACAAGTCAGCCACAAAATAAAAGGTTCACGATCTTTTGAGGGGGGGGACTGGAAAATTCCAGTGAACCCCCAAAACATTCAATCTCCTGGAAATTACACACTGACGTCACACCGATGTTTACAATGCAGAACACTAGGATAAAAAAATTTGATTCCTCAGAGAGACTGAGATGAAATTGCTCTTTTGAGTTGAACACTGACCACCACCAGTCTGCATTCTTTCCAGAATACTTTTTCATTCCATAAGGGAAATCatacattatgttttcaccagaTCCGAGAGTtttctcaataaaaaaaaagattttcccttaaaaataaaacatctcaaTTGTCACACCACAGAATTTGATGAAAAAGCATGTGTGCagttcaaaaaataaaaattcatgaCCTTTCTTGCTTCTTATTCCTTGTCACTgcttaattattatttttccccACAGAGgaacagtaaaaaaataagaagGATAACACAGTTCATGTTTACCTGAAGGGGGTCTGCTTGGAGCTGGGGGGGTGTGCTGTCGGGGAAATCTTTGGAAGTTGTGTTCATTTTGCTCATAGTATCTATAGTCCTCAGGAAAGCGATCTGGGACCCTcctgggctgctgctgctgctggtgctgctggtgctgctgctgctgctgctgctgctgctgctggtgctgctggtgctgctgctgctgctgctgctgctgctgctggctgtcATAGTAAGGTTCAGAGGGGTAATAATAGCGGGAAGCATCTCCATTCTCAGACATGGGGCTCACGTCTGTGAGGAAAGACTGTGAGGAGCCTCCGTACTCGTGGGGGAGGTCCCCCAGACTGCGAGGCAGGTATGGGGGTGCTGACATGCGGTGGCTCTCTCTGCGGGCCACCTCATGCGGAGGCCTCTGCACAGGGGTGCGGAGGAAACTCTTGTTGCGGGACACCACGGGCTCCCGGCTGGGAGGAGGGTATGCGGAGGGCCCCATCTCTGGCAGAGGGACCTCTGTGCGTCTGGGAATAGTGGGTCCATGGCGGATGAATGAGGGCATCAGATCTgcaaataacaaacaaatgaagtgtCAGTATAAGTCAACACAGAGGTAATGCCAACGGGCAGTGGAGGAATCTAACAAAGTACAAGTACTCAAGTTAGTGGTAGATCATCTATgtttatagcacttttctactcttgatgaccacttaaagTACTCTACAGTAGTTTACACAGAGTACAGTGGTCAcacttcactcacacactgctggcacagccgtcagggttaatttggggttcagtatcttgctcaaggacacttggGATGGGGGCGATCGAACTGGAGATCTTTCAATGTGATACCTTCACGGAGCAGTACTACTACTTGAACCGCATGTTCATAATACTTCTCTCGGCCCATCCACTAGGTACTGAGGGCGAATATGAAACATGATATAAAGCAGATTACCTGTGGGTTAAAATACTATTTTAGTTTTGGTCACACAGTTTGGAAAGTTCAGTGCAGATGACAACACATTCAATTCTACTGAAAGACAAAAGTAAGGTCACTACCTACAACCCAGACTTTGCAGAattaagaaaacagaaataaaaacacagaatacacGTAACTAATGGAGTTTAAGTGGTACTTGTACTCGTGGTTGAATACTTGGTACCGTTATCTCACAACTTTGCTTAAGCCCAGCAGCTGATGTCAGTGTAGCGACCAGATGATCGGTTAGCGTAGCGAGCAGCTAGTTAGCAGGTTAGCGACTTGTTtgggttaaaaacaaaaacaaaacaaaaaacagtctCAGATTAAAACAGTTGGTTTGTAAAAGTGCGAATCGCTGTGACGACGTTTCCAGATGTTCAACCTCGTGATTGTTTTTGACACTTTTCGCCGCTGAGCTAACTTTGACCAGGCAGGCTAGCCGATGCTAGCTGCAGCTAGCAGGCTAACTTACTTCTGAGGAGCGGCGACGTTTCCTTCTTCACATATTTCCCGTGAACCTCGGCTGGTTTGGACGCTtcgtttttacttttctttctcgAGAGCATCACTCACGGCTCGGAGACGTCAACAACGCTGCGCTGTGGTTTCATGGCTCAGTCCTGCGTGTCTGCGACCGTCCCGTCCGCTCGGCTCAGCCCGGAGAGTCGACATGTTTTCAGCCTCGGTGTCAGTGAGCCTCCGCCGCTCTGTCAGGGCGGTCCCCGCTTTACAGCCGCGCGCTCACACGGGGCTTTACGGTAACCCCGGGTTTCACAATAAGAGTGTAAAATGTTCAGGTAATTAATAGAAAGGTGGCGGAGAGAGCCCTGCAgatttaagaaaacacatgcacatagaaAAATCACATGCACATAGAAAAAACACGCTCAAATTAAGAAAGgaacttcatcaatttgacgacACACGCACTGCAAAATCTTACACCACATGCAAATACATGAACAAGCTGCAgatttaagaaaacacatgcacgtagaaaaacactttca contains:
- the sav1 gene encoding protein salvador homolog 1; this encodes MLSRKKSKNEASKPAEVHGKYVKKETSPLLRNLMPSFIRHGPTIPRRTEVPLPEMGPSAYPPPSREPVVSRNKSFLRTPVQRPPHEVARRESHRMSAPPYLPRSLGDLPHEYGGSSQSFLTDVSPMSENGDASRYYYPSEPYYDSQQQQQQQQQQHQQHQQQQQQQQQQHQQHQQQQQPRRVPDRFPEDYRYYEQNEHNFQRFPRQHTPPAPSRPPSGIGRIQAKSLGNLSNLTGEDLPLPAGWTVDWTIRGRKYYIDHNTNTTHWSHPLEREGLPPGWEKVESAEFGVYYVDHINKRAQYRHPCAPSVPRYDQPPPLPPPVTYQPRPAERNQPVLVPANPYHTAEIPDWLQVYARAPLKYDHILKWELFQLADLDTYQGMLKLLFMKELEHIVKSYEAYRQALLSEVEARKQRQQWYAQQPNKNFMGNM